A genomic segment from Neobacillus sp. YX16 encodes:
- a CDS encoding DUF1657 domain-containing protein, which produces MTVGTQVKQALAGLKSAQASFETFALATDNQNAKKLYQDAAQQTQSVLDSLEPRLQEILAEEPQYNQ; this is translated from the coding sequence ATGACAGTCGGCACACAAGTTAAACAAGCATTAGCAGGATTAAAAAGTGCTCAAGCCAGCTTTGAAACCTTTGCATTAGCAACGGATAATCAAAACGCAAAAAAACTCTATCAGGATGCAGCGCAGCAAACTCAATCTGTCCTTGATAGCCTAGAACCAAGACTTCAAGAAATTCTAGCTGAAGAGCCTCAATATAACCAATAA
- a CDS encoding GNAT family N-acetyltransferase yields the protein MIRKLTKNDHDQVISYLSEEPSINLFIIGDIEVFGYDSDFQEIWAEFNQQGDIIAVLLRYYQSFIPYAKGEFNVAEFVSIIVSYPQPVFLSGKTDIVEKFESFKELQLGKKQETFFAECKSTEFLDETSMDIKKASIDEIDQILSLRRTIDEFHLSDNAAEMLQTSMEANTARTYFTEEDGQMTACVSTTAENSISAMIVGVCTRKEYRRKGLATSIMQKLFKDVLNEGKVLCLFYNNPEAGRIYKRLGFRDIGKWTMYR from the coding sequence ATCATTAGGAAATTAACCAAAAATGACCATGACCAAGTAATTTCTTACTTAAGTGAAGAACCTTCTATTAATTTATTTATCATTGGTGACATAGAAGTATTTGGATATGATTCCGATTTCCAAGAAATCTGGGCAGAATTCAATCAACAAGGTGACATCATCGCCGTCCTTCTCAGATACTATCAATCCTTTATTCCTTATGCCAAAGGAGAATTTAATGTCGCTGAGTTTGTCTCGATTATTGTCTCTTACCCTCAGCCAGTTTTCTTATCCGGGAAAACAGATATTGTCGAGAAATTCGAATCATTTAAGGAATTACAGCTTGGTAAGAAACAAGAAACCTTTTTTGCAGAATGTAAGAGCACAGAATTTCTTGATGAAACAAGTATGGACATAAAAAAGGCCAGCATAGATGAAATTGACCAAATCCTATCCCTTCGTAGAACAATTGACGAATTTCATCTCAGTGATAATGCAGCTGAAATGTTACAAACATCAATGGAAGCCAATACTGCTAGAACCTATTTCACTGAAGAAGATGGACAAATGACTGCTTGTGTATCAACTACTGCTGAAAATTCTATCTCCGCGATGATTGTAGGGGTTTGTACAAGAAAAGAATATCGACGCAAAGGTTTAGCTACAAGTATTATGCAGAAGCTTTTTAAAGATGTATTAAATGAAGGTAAAGTACTTTGCTTATTCTATAATAATCCCGAAGCTGGACGTATTTATAAACGTCTAGGGTTTAGAGATATTGGTAAATGGACAATGTACAGATAA
- a CDS encoding multidrug resistance efflux transporter family protein, translating to MRPILLGILAAFFFAFTFIINRSMELDGGSWIWSASLRYFFMIPPLLLLVYGRKNLKPLLVEMKNNPRSWLLWSFVGFGLFYGPICFSAAYAPGWLIASTWQITIISGSLLAPLFFETVMTKKGPIQVKGRIPFKGMAMSLIILLGIILMQLEQASSLTPIEVLLGVVPVIIASFAYPLGNRKMMDVCGGRLDVFQRVLGMTLASMPLWIILAIYGLFTVGPPSMGQSIQSGLVAITSGVIATILFFQATDLVRGNMQKLGNVEATQSMEVLFALIGELILLKAAFPSMISWTGMILVMAGMMLHSYVSHKGDILDGKKVSA from the coding sequence ATGCGACCGATTTTATTAGGCATATTAGCTGCCTTCTTTTTTGCATTTACGTTTATTATCAACCGTTCTATGGAGTTAGATGGAGGGAGCTGGATATGGAGTGCTTCACTTCGATATTTCTTTATGATTCCACCGCTATTGCTTCTTGTTTATGGGAGGAAAAATCTTAAGCCATTATTGGTGGAGATGAAAAATAATCCGCGTTCCTGGCTCCTATGGAGCTTTGTAGGCTTCGGTCTATTTTACGGACCAATTTGTTTTTCCGCTGCCTATGCACCTGGCTGGTTAATCGCTTCAACATGGCAAATAACCATTATCTCTGGATCGTTATTAGCCCCGCTATTTTTTGAAACCGTTATGACTAAAAAGGGCCCCATCCAGGTGAAAGGCAGAATACCTTTCAAAGGCATGGCTATGTCATTAATTATCTTGCTCGGTATTATTTTAATGCAATTGGAGCAAGCGAGTTCTCTTACGCCAATTGAAGTTTTATTAGGAGTGGTGCCTGTCATAATCGCGTCATTCGCTTACCCTCTAGGGAATAGAAAGATGATGGATGTGTGTGGGGGAAGGCTCGATGTTTTTCAACGAGTATTAGGAATGACACTTGCCAGCATGCCGTTATGGATTATACTTGCTATTTATGGATTGTTTACTGTTGGCCCTCCAAGTATGGGTCAATCGATTCAATCAGGGCTAGTAGCGATTACCTCGGGTGTAATAGCAACCATTTTATTTTTCCAGGCAACCGATCTCGTAAGAGGAAATATGCAGAAACTAGGAAATGTGGAAGCTACACAATCGATGGAGGTTTTATTTGCCTTAATCGGAGAGTTAATTCTATTAAAAGCGGCATTTCCATCCATGATCTCATGGACAGGAATGATCCTTGTAATGGCAGGGATGATGCTACACAGCTATGTGTCGCATAAAGGTGATATCCTTGATGGAAAAAAAGTAAGCGCATAA
- a CDS encoding cold-shock protein: MENGKVKWFNAEKGFGFIEREGGEDVFVHFSAIQGEGFKTLEEGQSVTFDVEKGARGPQAANVNKA, from the coding sequence ATGGAAAACGGTAAAGTAAAATGGTTTAATGCAGAAAAAGGTTTCGGATTTATCGAGCGCGAAGGTGGAGAAGATGTATTCGTTCACTTTTCAGCAATCCAAGGCGAAGGCTTTAAAACTCTAGAAGAAGGTCAATCAGTAACTTTTGATGTTGAAAAAGGCGCTCGTGGACCTCAAGCAGCTAACGTAAACAAAGCTTAA
- a CDS encoding PH domain-containing protein, producing MFGKVAADILGLSDVGSVIKPENYDKVDSDDYVMHEDNEKIYFLIKSKSDEYCFTNNALIHLDGTSATSKKRMLHRYSYATNKISDVKLETAGTVDLDIEIKFKIGSQPFSIDIHKKHIEEVKDLYKALIKISELGHDNEISLRFAKESLDIASTTIGRVNSTENNLVVQFKMLNQAAFQWLEESKKQYSVKDFGFVFEKYINN from the coding sequence ATGTTTGGAAAAGTAGCAGCGGATATATTAGGGTTAAGTGATGTTGGTTCTGTTATTAAACCAGAAAATTATGATAAGGTTGATTCTGATGATTATGTTATGCATGAAGATAACGAAAAGATTTACTTCTTAATCAAATCTAAATCGGATGAATATTGCTTCACCAACAATGCCCTTATTCATCTCGATGGAACAAGTGCTACGAGTAAAAAGAGGATGCTTCATCGTTATAGTTACGCTACAAATAAAATATCCGATGTGAAGCTTGAGACTGCTGGAACTGTCGACCTTGATATTGAAATTAAATTTAAAATTGGTTCACAGCCATTTTCGATTGATATCCATAAAAAACACATTGAAGAAGTTAAAGACTTATACAAGGCGCTCATAAAGATATCAGAACTGGGTCATGATAATGAAATTTCTCTTCGTTTTGCCAAGGAAAGCCTTGATATTGCCTCCACTACTATAGGACGTGTTAATAGTACAGAAAACAACTTAGTCGTACAATTCAAAATGCTAAATCAAGCTGCATTCCAATGGTTAGAGGAAAGCAAAAAGCAATATAGCGTAAAAGACTTTGGCTTTGTATTTGAAAAATACATTAATAACTAG
- the asnS gene encoding asparagine--tRNA ligase, translating into MKQALIKDLYRNTESYIDQKVELSGWIRTIRDSKTFGFIELNDGSFFKGVQIVFDEQLENFKEIAKLPISSSIRVAGDFIHTPQAKQPFEIKATNISIEGLSNSDYPLQKKKHSFEYLRTISHLRPRTNTFSAVFRVRSLASYAIHKFFQDKGFVYVHSPIITGSDTEGAGEMFRVTTLDIDNPPKNEEGKTDLSKDFFNKETNLTVSGQLSAEAFALAFRNVYTFGPTFRAENSNTARHAAEFWMIEPELAFAELPDIMDLAEDMVKYVIGYVLEQAPEEMNFFNSFIEKGLLDRLNNAHTSSFGRVTYTEAINILMESGETFAYPVEWGLDLQTEHERYLCEKVFKKPVFVTDYPKEIKAFYMRLNEDNRTVAATDLLVPGIGELIGGSQREEREDILAGKINDLGMNEEDYWWYLELRKYGGTKHSGYGLGFERLIMYLTGMSNIRDVIPFPRTTGSAEF; encoded by the coding sequence ATGAAACAAGCCTTAATTAAGGATTTGTACAGAAATACAGAGAGTTACATTGACCAAAAGGTAGAGTTATCTGGTTGGATTCGCACGATTCGTGATTCAAAAACCTTTGGTTTTATTGAATTGAATGATGGAAGCTTCTTTAAAGGAGTTCAAATCGTGTTTGATGAACAATTAGAGAACTTTAAAGAGATTGCAAAGCTCCCAATAAGTTCATCAATTAGAGTAGCAGGAGATTTCATTCATACTCCTCAAGCAAAACAGCCCTTTGAGATCAAAGCAACGAATATTTCCATAGAAGGACTTTCAAATAGTGATTATCCTTTACAAAAGAAAAAACATTCATTTGAATACTTAAGAACTATTTCTCATTTAAGACCCCGCACCAATACTTTTTCAGCTGTTTTTCGTGTTAGGTCTTTAGCTTCGTATGCGATTCACAAATTCTTCCAAGATAAAGGATTTGTATACGTTCATTCACCAATCATCACAGGAAGTGATACAGAGGGTGCGGGTGAGATGTTCCGAGTTACCACTCTTGATATCGATAACCCTCCTAAAAATGAAGAGGGTAAAACGGATTTGTCAAAGGATTTCTTTAATAAAGAAACCAACCTGACTGTTAGCGGCCAATTATCTGCAGAGGCTTTTGCCTTGGCGTTCCGCAATGTTTATACATTTGGGCCAACCTTTAGAGCGGAGAACTCCAATACTGCGAGGCACGCAGCCGAGTTCTGGATGATTGAACCGGAATTGGCATTTGCGGAGCTTCCAGATATCATGGACCTTGCTGAAGATATGGTTAAGTATGTAATTGGCTATGTCCTTGAACAAGCACCGGAGGAAATGAACTTCTTTAACAGCTTTATTGAAAAAGGTTTATTAGATCGCCTTAACAATGCTCATACTTCAAGTTTTGGACGTGTGACTTATACGGAAGCAATAAATATTTTAATGGAGTCAGGCGAAACTTTTGCCTACCCAGTCGAATGGGGACTCGACTTGCAAACAGAGCACGAGCGCTATTTATGCGAAAAAGTTTTCAAAAAACCTGTTTTTGTTACGGATTATCCGAAGGAAATCAAAGCGTTCTATATGAGATTGAATGAAGATAATAGAACAGTTGCGGCAACTGATTTACTTGTACCAGGAATCGGGGAATTAATCGGAGGAAGTCAGCGTGAAGAGCGCGAGGATATTCTTGCAGGGAAAATTAATGACCTTGGTATGAATGAAGAAGATTATTGGTGGTACCTAGAATTAAGGAAATACGGCGGTACAAAACACTCAGGCTACGGTCTAGGCTTTGAACGCTTAATTATGTACCTTACAGGTATGTCAAACATTAGAGATGTCATTCCATTCCCAAGAACCACAGGCAGTGCAGAGTTCTAA
- a CDS encoding BA3454 family stress response protein gives MLQVNVKVTYKGKNYLTNVLANPNTSEEEIYRLAYEQVQKQWQDN, from the coding sequence ATGCTCCAAGTAAATGTGAAAGTAACATATAAAGGAAAAAACTATTTAACAAATGTATTAGCAAACCCAAACACTTCCGAAGAAGAAATTTACCGTCTTGCTTATGAACAGGTTCAAAAGCAATGGCAAGATAACTAA
- a CDS encoding helix-turn-helix transcriptional regulator encodes MSTYKAKKSNLKALLSKNSMNLEGLEKNTHIPLDQLNGYMSKKVMNLSTAMTISKELNCQIEDLYDWELEKKA; translated from the coding sequence TTGTCAACTTATAAAGCGAAAAAGAGTAACCTCAAAGCCCTATTATCAAAAAACAGCATGAATCTTGAAGGTTTGGAAAAGAACACACACATTCCTTTAGACCAGCTTAACGGCTATATGTCAAAGAAAGTGATGAACCTAAGTACAGCCATGACGATTTCCAAGGAATTAAATTGCCAAATTGAAGATTTATACGACTGGGAATTAGAAAAGAAGGCTTAA
- a CDS encoding DUF1657 domain-containing protein: protein MTIAASVKQCLANIKGIEAQLSSLALNSNDKGAQEVFHTTMETIALVKKDLQTRVLELERLEPQYKG from the coding sequence ATGACCATTGCTGCAAGTGTAAAGCAATGCCTTGCGAATATTAAGGGAATTGAAGCACAATTATCTTCCCTAGCCTTAAATTCTAATGATAAAGGAGCTCAAGAAGTCTTCCATACTACCATGGAAACCATAGCTTTGGTTAAAAAAGATTTACAGACACGTGTTTTGGAACTTGAACGACTTGAACCACAATATAAAGGTTAA
- a CDS encoding DUF421 domain-containing protein — MPSWIDIIIRSFVFLALLFFMTKILGKKQISELSFFEYVSGITIGSIAGEAITGLEKNMFQGMAAIIIFSLATLFADILALKSKSFRDFIEGRGTVFIKDGKVLEENLKKEKYSIDELSALLRQKDIYRVADVEFAVLEPRGTLSALLKKENRPLTPKDLQMKVPAEKEPQTVIMDGSILNEALRSAGKSRGWLETELEKLELTLDNVFIGQVDSYGELTVDIYDDKIQVPSPTQRPLLLASLKKAQADLEIFSLETEDEASKAMYKKNSKLVQETIDILTPYLTS, encoded by the coding sequence ATGCCTAGTTGGATTGATATTATCATTCGTTCCTTTGTTTTCTTAGCTCTATTATTTTTCATGACAAAAATATTAGGAAAAAAGCAAATCTCTGAACTTTCTTTTTTTGAATATGTTTCAGGGATTACAATCGGAAGTATTGCAGGTGAGGCGATAACTGGTCTTGAAAAAAATATGTTCCAAGGAATGGCTGCTATTATTATCTTTAGCCTTGCAACTCTCTTCGCTGACATTTTAGCATTAAAGAGTAAATCTTTCCGGGACTTCATTGAAGGAAGAGGGACTGTATTTATAAAGGATGGGAAGGTTCTCGAGGAGAATTTAAAGAAGGAAAAATACTCCATTGATGAATTATCTGCCCTTCTTAGGCAAAAAGATATTTATCGTGTAGCAGACGTTGAATTTGCAGTGTTGGAGCCTAGAGGTACCTTAAGTGCCTTATTGAAAAAAGAAAATCGTCCATTGACACCTAAAGATTTACAAATGAAGGTACCTGCTGAAAAAGAACCACAAACAGTAATCATGGACGGAAGCATTTTAAATGAAGCATTGAGGTCTGCAGGAAAAAGCAGAGGATGGTTAGAAACGGAATTAGAAAAGCTTGAACTAACCCTCGACAATGTATTTATCGGACAAGTGGATTCATACGGTGAATTAACCGTTGACATCTATGATGACAAAATACAGGTCCCCTCTCCTACTCAGCGTCCTCTTTTATTAGCCTCACTAAAAAAGGCACAGGCTGATTTAGAAATATTTTCACTTGAAACAGAAGACGAGGCATCAAAAGCTATGTATAAGAAAAATTCAAAACTCGTACAGGAGACAATTGATATATTAACACCCTATCTTACGAGCTAA
- the helD gene encoding RNA polymerase recycling motor HelD: MSETLNRDLQLEQERVSTVIKEIDKKKQKLQKNTGGVSSDVLELRKTFWEDVTVNMDEPDDVIETAASIKQQAELLSERERTYKQMDKQLRILERLSYSPYFGRIDFLETGENNVDHVYLGIASLMDENDENFLIYDWRAPISSLYYDFAPGPASYQTMDGKIEGEMNLKRQFIIRAANIKAMFDTGVTIGDEMLQEVLGNNANAQMKSIVATIQREQNLIIRNEKSKLLIVQGVAGSGKTSAALQRVAYLLYRYRETLKSENIMLFSPNPLFNSYVSTVLPELGEENMEQATFMEYLNNRIGNQFEVEDPFDQMEFLLNNKEGHSDYQARVKGIRYKSSLAFKQIIDQYVIDLSRKGLLFKDLIFRGEIVFSKEAIYDYFYSLDNSFTIPNRLEMVKDWLLRELKRRVKQERSKSWVEEEIQFLEKEDYLEVYQELQDKERFTDKSFDDFELEQKFLAEKVVKQKFRPLFARVKRLNFIDMQGLYIQLFKRGADNKEILFDDWKQICLQTVEQVANFKIAYEDATPFVYLQDLLKGRKSTTGIRHIFIDEAQDYSPFQFALIERLFPYSKMTLLGDFNQAIFSGATGSPTVLSDYEEKGDDIEKIILTKTYRSTKEIVDFTSSLIDGGERIEPFNRHGKKPTIKKADPHLLNGFIQDKINEFFNEGHRTLAVICRTAAESKTVYNALKDELPLHLIEKATIAYEKGILVIPSYLAKGIEFDAVILYDSSHYRNESERKLFYTVCTRAMHRLHMFITNGMSPLMKDVAETLYNVE, encoded by the coding sequence ATGAGCGAAACCTTAAATAGGGACTTACAATTGGAGCAGGAACGAGTAAGTACAGTAATTAAGGAAATTGATAAGAAAAAGCAAAAACTCCAGAAAAATACTGGAGGAGTTAGTTCGGATGTACTAGAGCTTCGAAAGACCTTTTGGGAAGATGTAACGGTTAATATGGATGAGCCGGATGATGTTATCGAAACGGCAGCCAGTATAAAACAACAGGCAGAATTGTTATCAGAGCGGGAGCGGACGTATAAACAAATGGATAAACAGCTCCGTATTCTTGAACGCTTAAGTTATTCCCCTTATTTTGGACGGATTGATTTTTTGGAGACGGGGGAGAACAACGTTGACCATGTGTATCTCGGAATTGCTTCACTTATGGATGAGAATGATGAGAATTTTTTAATTTATGATTGGCGAGCCCCTATTTCCAGCCTTTATTACGATTTTGCCCCGGGCCCAGCTTCTTATCAAACAATGGACGGTAAGATTGAAGGGGAGATGAATCTAAAAAGACAATTTATCATTCGAGCTGCCAATATAAAGGCCATGTTTGATACAGGAGTAACCATTGGGGATGAAATGCTTCAAGAGGTCCTTGGAAATAACGCTAATGCACAAATGAAAAGTATTGTAGCCACGATTCAGAGAGAACAAAATTTAATCATTCGGAATGAGAAAAGTAAACTCCTTATCGTTCAAGGGGTAGCAGGAAGTGGTAAAACATCTGCTGCTCTACAACGTGTTGCATATTTGCTCTACCGGTATCGTGAAACGTTGAAGTCTGAGAATATTATGCTGTTCTCACCGAACCCATTGTTTAACTCTTACGTATCGACGGTACTCCCTGAACTAGGTGAAGAGAACATGGAGCAGGCTACCTTTATGGAATATTTAAATAATCGAATCGGGAATCAATTCGAAGTTGAGGACCCTTTTGACCAGATGGAATTTTTACTTAACAACAAGGAGGGCCATTCAGATTATCAAGCCAGGGTTAAAGGAATCCGCTATAAATCAAGCCTAGCGTTTAAACAAATTATCGATCAGTATGTAATTGATTTATCTAGAAAAGGTCTGCTTTTTAAAGATTTAATTTTCCGAGGCGAGATTGTCTTCTCTAAGGAAGCGATCTATGATTACTTTTATTCGTTAGATAATAGTTTTACCATTCCTAATCGACTGGAAATGGTAAAGGATTGGCTATTAAGAGAGTTAAAGAGAAGAGTCAAACAGGAACGTTCAAAAAGCTGGGTTGAGGAAGAAATTCAATTTCTTGAAAAAGAGGACTATTTAGAGGTATACCAGGAACTGCAGGATAAAGAGCGTTTTACTGATAAGAGTTTTGATGATTTTGAACTGGAACAAAAGTTTCTTGCTGAAAAAGTCGTGAAACAAAAATTTAGACCGTTATTTGCTCGAGTAAAAAGGTTAAATTTTATCGATATGCAGGGATTGTATATTCAGCTATTTAAACGTGGAGCTGATAATAAAGAAATCCTTTTTGATGACTGGAAACAGATATGTTTGCAGACTGTTGAACAGGTTGCAAACTTTAAAATTGCCTATGAGGATGCAACTCCTTTTGTCTACTTACAGGATTTACTGAAAGGCAGAAAATCAACAACAGGGATACGTCATATTTTCATTGATGAAGCACAGGACTATTCACCATTTCAGTTTGCGTTAATTGAAAGGCTTTTTCCCTATAGTAAAATGACACTTCTTGGCGACTTCAATCAAGCAATCTTCTCAGGTGCGACAGGGTCACCTACAGTTTTATCGGATTATGAAGAAAAGGGAGATGACATCGAGAAGATTATTTTGACAAAAACCTATCGTTCTACTAAGGAAATTGTAGATTTCACCAGTTCCTTGATTGACGGTGGAGAAAGAATCGAACCCTTTAATCGACATGGTAAAAAACCAACAATAAAAAAAGCTGATCCACACTTACTAAATGGGTTCATTCAAGATAAAATAAATGAGTTTTTTAATGAAGGGCATAGAACGTTAGCGGTTATTTGCAGGACGGCTGCAGAGAGTAAAACAGTATATAATGCACTTAAGGATGAACTACCTTTACATTTAATTGAGAAGGCTACTATCGCTTATGAAAAAGGCATCTTGGTAATACCGTCGTATTTAGCAAAAGGAATCGAATTTGACGCCGTTATTCTTTATGACAGTTCTCATTATAGAAATGAAAGTGAACGGAAATTATTTTATACCGTCTGCACTCGTGCGATGCACAGGCTCCATATGTTTATAACAAATGGCATGAGCCCATTAATGAAGGATGTAGCGGAAACATTATACAATGTAGAATAA
- a CDS encoding erythromycin esterase family protein has product MFDSVKKYAKPFETIDDLDPLIEAIGDSKYVLLGESSHGTAEFYTIRAELTKRLINEKGFSVIAVEGDWPSCQSINRYIKNIGSPTNNVREALGSFNRWPTWMWANQEIIELIEWLKNFNQQTKRKNKVGFYGLDVYSLWESMDEIIKYLERTGHTGLKQARNAFNCFEPFNRKNESYAVSAGYLSEDCMKEALALLSAIQKNKWKYVDDEESSLNMEVNALVTVNAEEYYRTMVTSDSKSWNVRDIHMVEALNAVIKFYGDGEKVIIWEHNTHVGDARATDMKDAGMVNVGQLIREQNYPEDVYIVGFGTNSGTVIASTEWGVDFSVTNVPSAQIGSWENLMHKAGAFNQYLMFNDENREEFSQRIGHRAIGVVYRPEHEQYGNYVPSVMSSRYDGFIFLDKTHALHPLEMESLIY; this is encoded by the coding sequence ATGTTTGATTCCGTAAAGAAATATGCTAAACCCTTCGAAACCATTGATGATCTTGATCCCTTAATTGAAGCTATTGGTGACTCAAAGTATGTCCTTCTGGGTGAATCATCACATGGGACTGCAGAATTTTATACAATCCGGGCTGAGCTTACTAAAAGATTAATCAATGAAAAGGGCTTCTCCGTTATTGCAGTTGAAGGAGACTGGCCTTCCTGCCAATCCATCAATCGATATATAAAAAACATCGGGTCACCCACAAACAATGTTAGAGAGGCTCTTGGAAGCTTTAATCGCTGGCCGACGTGGATGTGGGCTAACCAAGAAATAATTGAATTAATAGAGTGGTTAAAAAATTTCAATCAACAAACTAAGCGAAAGAATAAAGTGGGATTTTATGGATTAGATGTTTATAGTTTATGGGAAAGTATGGACGAAATTATAAAATACTTAGAACGTACCGGTCACACAGGACTTAAACAGGCGAGAAATGCGTTCAATTGCTTTGAACCTTTTAACCGAAAGAATGAATCATATGCTGTCTCAGCAGGTTATTTATCAGAGGACTGCATGAAAGAAGCCCTTGCACTTCTTTCTGCCATTCAAAAGAACAAGTGGAAATATGTTGACGATGAAGAAAGCAGCCTAAATATGGAGGTTAATGCACTCGTTACTGTTAATGCTGAAGAGTATTACCGGACGATGGTTACCAGCGATTCAAAGTCTTGGAACGTGAGAGACATTCACATGGTTGAGGCTTTGAATGCAGTAATAAAATTTTATGGTGACGGTGAAAAAGTAATCATTTGGGAACATAATACGCATGTTGGTGATGCTCGGGCAACCGATATGAAAGATGCTGGAATGGTAAATGTTGGTCAGTTAATTAGGGAACAGAATTACCCTGAGGATGTTTATATTGTTGGCTTTGGCACTAACAGCGGCACAGTAATCGCTTCAACGGAATGGGGAGTAGATTTTAGCGTAACAAATGTCCCCTCTGCTCAAATTGGAAGCTGGGAAAACCTTATGCATAAAGCTGGTGCATTTAACCAATACCTCATGTTTAACGATGAAAATCGGGAAGAATTCAGTCAAAGAATTGGTCACCGTGCTATCGGTGTTGTTTATCGACCAGAGCATGAGCAATATGGAAACTATGTTCCATCTGTCATGAGCAGTCGCTACGATGGATTTATTTTTTTAGATAAAACACACGCTCTACATCCACTAGAAATGGAAAGTCTTATTTATTAA
- a CDS encoding GNAT family N-acetyltransferase yields the protein MSVHFEEITKETLYIALEIINSNPYYNVVENGRDQRELEEIEEEFLNPVTTSVFIKLDDTYIGVMDYLMENPKDQSPWLGLLMIHGDYQGFGFGTQAYALYESDLRKRGFVRTRIGVITENVKAKQFWDSLGFLYIKTALSENGKEIFVYEKNFPKEA from the coding sequence ATGTCAGTGCATTTCGAAGAGATAACAAAAGAAACGCTTTATATTGCGCTTGAAATTATAAATTCAAATCCATATTATAATGTTGTTGAAAATGGTCGTGACCAAAGGGAACTTGAAGAAATCGAAGAAGAGTTTTTGAACCCTGTCACTACAAGTGTTTTTATCAAGCTGGATGATACCTATATTGGGGTTATGGATTACTTAATGGAAAATCCAAAAGACCAAAGCCCGTGGCTGGGACTTCTAATGATTCATGGTGATTACCAAGGATTTGGTTTTGGTACTCAGGCGTATGCTCTTTATGAAAGTGATTTACGTAAAAGAGGTTTCGTACGGACTCGCATTGGAGTAATCACAGAAAATGTAAAGGCGAAACAGTTTTGGGATTCATTGGGGTTTCTTTATATTAAAACAGCTTTAAGTGAAAATGGCAAGGAAATTTTCGTTTATGAAAAAAACTTCCCGAAGGAAGCCTAG